The Deinococcus sp. LM3 genomic sequence CAGTGCGTGCCAGTGCGGCGGCGCGCCTGGATCACACGGTACTGAACGCGCTGGCCCGTGGCGCGGCAGGTGATCGTCACGGTGAAGATCAGCGTGTTGGCCATGTTGCTGAACTCCGTGTGGAACCACTCCAAGCTGTACGGCTGGCCGTCGAGTTCGACGATGTGGTCAGGCTTCAGAATGTTGAACGGCACGCCGTGCAGGCGGGCGTCTTCGGCGGCGCGGCCGAGCTGGATGCGGAACTGGGTATTGCTTTCGAGAGCCGTTACCTTCATTCTGGTCTCCGTCCCCCCTTCCCTGGATTTGCTGTCGCGGCATTCTGGCGGGGGATCGCCTTTTTCTTGAGGCGTCTTTAGTGTAGCAAGTTGCAACACTGTTTGCAAACAATGTAGTGTCTTGGCATGCTAAATCTAGGGTTGGCCTCAAGATCGGTCGGAAGTGACGTTGGTGTGGCATGTGCGGCAGCGCCAGGCGCAAGGCCACTCGACAATGAAACGCACATGACCGCCGCTCTGCTGTACGACCCCAGAGCGTTCGATCTGTTCCTGAACGAAGAGTTGAACCTCCAACCCCACGTCATTGGCGCCCTCCCTGAAACCCCCATGGTCAGGTGCGTCGTGCGCAATTGCGATTCGCTCAGGGGAATCCTGGAGAGTTCGGCGAATTGGCGCGCGAGGTGGCCAGCCTGGACGCGCCTCTGTCGCGCGGCGTCCATCTGAGCCTGATGGTCGCTCTGCGAGACCACACTTACGTTCTGGGAGTCAACCCTGAACCTCAGGGGTTCATGCCCGTGGATCTAGAAGACAGTTGCCTGTCGCACGCGGCCCTGGGAATGAGCGCCGCTCAACTTGGTCATCACCGCCTAGCTCTGGAGCATCTGCGCACCGCCCGGACGCTGGCGCGCGCCGTGGGTCTGCACAACCGGTGGCAGCAGCTGGAGGTCGAATGGCATAGGGTCCGCAACCTGGTGGGGGAAGCGAATCCACAGGAGATCGAGCTTCTTCTGCTCCAGAGCATGCCGAATCGCCGACGCGCTTTCGGGCAACGGATCCACGCGCTGTCCCTGATGAGCCTGGGGCGTTACAACGCTGCTCTGTCAGCCCTGGGACACCTGGTGAGGACTCGCCGCACGACGCGGGGCTCCGGGAATGGTTGCACGCTCAGTGCATACTGCCGCCGATGCGCCTGCCGGATGATCCGATTTTCCTTCCAGGTGATCCCTGGCTGCGTCTGGCCAGGACGCTGCGAAGCCTGATGAACGACAGGAAGCCAGTGATTGACGTTGAAGGAATCACTTACGAGCCGCAGGCGACTTACGCGCGCCTGCTGTCTGCGGCGTCCCTGATGCGACCAGACGAAATGGCGCAGGGGAAAGCCCGCAAGAACCTGAAGAAGACGCCCGAGGAGACGGTTGCGCTGATTACCCTGGGTGAGACGGCCCCGGACCGGCCAGACCAGGCGGTGGTGTGGGCCCTACTGAGAATCAGCGCGCAGGTGCGGGTGCGTCCGGATGCGAGCCTGCTGGACTGCGTAAAGATGCTGGAGCAAGCCTTGCCGCGCCTGGGCGGTAGCGTGGAGATTCTGAACATCCTGAAGTGCTCCGGTCCGGAGCAGTACGCGACGCTACTGATGAGCCCGTTGGCGGTCTGGCGGACTGCTCAGGGCTGGCGTCCCAGCCGTTCTTACTGGGCCGACTGGTGGTGCGCGGGACGGAGGAGATGCGGCTCATGGGGCGCAGCGGCACCATGATGGTCCTGGAGGCCGCAGACTGCCCGGAGCGGTCCGACCTGTGGCGGTCGGAGAAGAAGCGGTTGCGCGAGGTTCTGGTGGGATTCGGTGGGGACCGGGTGGTAAATATGGGCATCCTGCTGCGCACTTATGGCCTAATTGCCCGAGCAGCTCAGCGACTTGATGATGAAGATCGAGCTGCCGCCTGGGCCGACGCTGCCCGCCGAGCTGAGAACATGATGAGCGATGAAGTGCAATGTGCGCTTTCAATGCAGCGGCCCCGGTACTTAACCTGAAGACGTGAAAAAACTTGCCCTGTCCGTTGCGTTGATCCTGACTCTCGCCGCTCCTGCGTTCGCCGGCAAGACCGCTACTACGACGCCGCCCCCCGCAAACGCGCAGATGGATCCCTGTCCCTGGTGCTGACAAACTGAACGTCGGCAAGAAACGCCCTCTGAGAGGGCGTTTCTTGATTGGTATATGCAGTGCCCGGTCTTGAGCATTTCTGATAACACCTTAACGGGCTGTTTTGTTACGCAGTTGGTACGCATCGGATTTCCGAATCATCTAGCATCGGAAGCGCCCTGAGGTGAGCCCTACATGACCTATATCCTGCCTGCCCCCTTGACTCCCGAAGAGGCCGACGTGCTTAGCGTTCAGCACGCCTTTCGCCGTACTCCGCTGCCTGACGGAATGATCAAAGTGTCCTTCGATTCCGAGGCAGCCATGTACGCCTGCGCTGCCCAGTTGCGGGACCAGCGGGTCGCAGCTGTAACAGTCTCACCGCAGCGCTGAAGCTCAGGAGCGGGGGCCGTCACATCGAGTGATGGCCCCCGCTCCTGTTGTCTCAGACGTCGATACTGACAAGACCGCCAATATGCTTGCCGGCAATGTGTTCCAGCATGGACGGCGTCGTTGAGTAGTAGCGGCCATCTGGGAGCAATACGATCTGGATCGGCCGGTCGTTGTCGCCTGGGAGAACATGCAGAGTGATGCCAGCAGGCAGGGAGGCTTCGCCCTTCAACGGGTGGTCTTTCAAGTGCACCGGGATGGTCTCTCTGGTGGTTTGCCCCTCACCAAAGGGCGGTGGTCGGAAGGTGCGCCAGTTAGACCAGGCGCTTTCCGGAATCCCAAGGAGTTCGCGGGCGTCAGTATCGTAGACACCCAGGGTCTGGATGATCAGGCTGGCTTCCGTTTGGTCGAGGTCCGCAAGGTCCACCTCGCCACGGAAGATGCGGTGCACGTAGGTGCGGTCCCGCTGGATGCTGGCAGCGAAGGCGGCAACGGGAATCTTGTTCTGATCCAGGAAGTACGACAGTGCGTGACCACGTGCCTGGGCCGTGTTTTTTGCGACGGGTGGTGGGGTCACACTGCGTGTTCGATATCTGGTCATGGCTGCCTCGCTCGCAACATTGTATGCAAACAGTGTTACGTTATCGGCCAGTGTGACGGTTGGCGTCTATAACGTCAAATAGGCAATAAAGAGGGAAAGGGGAGAGAGTCTAGTGATGCAAAGCGCATCACTAACCCATGCATTTAGTGTTGCGTCCTGCCACACTAAATGCATGGATAGCCGCAAGACCTACCGCCCGCACGGCCAACGGCTGACGGAACTGCGTGAGGCCAACGGACTGAAACCTAAAGACCTCGCCGCTCGCGTCAGCCTGGACGTACGCACCATCAACGACTACGAGGATGGAGAGAGCACCGACCGCTTTCAGTACAACCAGCTGCGCGCGATCGCGGACTTCTTCAGCGTTCCAATGGAATATCTCGTCGAAGAGGTAGCCGAGGACGCCATCAGTCAGCCCGTCCAGCGCGCCACTCATTGCCGAAAAGGCAAGAAGTCCTCGCGGGCCAGTCATCCGGCTGCTATGGGGATTTAGGGCATGCGCGGCTACAAGCCCCCGATCATCAGTGTGGCGAGCACACCAGCCGTCTCCGTGCACTTCATGCCCAGCCCGGCTCCTTCCGATTGGGCAATGAGCAGTTCCTCCATGATGTCGGTGATTTCCAGCTCGCGGCCGGATTCTTCGCGCACCAGCGTCTGCAAGTTAACGACCACATCCGCCGGCAATGTTGTCTCAGTCGGGCAGCTGGCTTCCAGGCGTGCGTACTGCTCAGCGATTTCCGTGTCGTCTGGAGAGCGGCCGGCGATGATGGCGAGGTTCTGCGCCCCGGTGCGGGTTTCCTGCGTGCTCGTCGGTTCGGCGGGCAGCGGGGTAACCGGTTCAGGTTCAGGTGTGGGTTCAGGTGCGGGCGCGGTGGCCTGCGGGGCGGGTTCCTGCGCTTGCGGGGCCGGATCGACGGGGGCAGGCTCCTCGGCGACTGGCGCGGCGGCTGGTTCAGGTGTGGGTTCCGCCTGGGTGGGTTCGGCGGTGCGGGCATTTAGCGCGGCCCGCTCGTCCGGCGTCAGCGTCTGGTCCCAGGCCAGTGCGCCCGCAGTGAACACGACCGGCGCGGCGACGAGCGTGAGCACGGCCCGCCGTACGGACTGGCGGTTACGCCTGGCCCGCACGAACTGCGCGGCTCCCCACACCAAGAGGGCTATCGAGACCAGCGCGATCAGCAGGGGAAGCATGCCCCATCAAAGCACCCGGCGAGGCCGCGTGATGCCTCACCTGCGGCCGTAGCCCGCCGCACAGCAACTGTTTCATCCCATGGGCGATACCCCGGACCGCCCCCGACGACCAGGGTCCATTCCTCCACAGTTGCAGCCGAGTTCGCCCGGCGAGCCGCATGACAACGAAGCGAGATCGATCGCAGCTGCCAGTCCGCCCCTCAGTCGGGGACGGGACCGGACCCCCGTGGTACCGGAACGGCGCGTGACGGAAACCTCCCCCTTGAGTCGCGGGGGCGCAGGTCCGTGCAGGCTACGGCCACCCGCGCAGCTGCGCGAGCAACACCAACGACCCGAAGACCGACCGGCGGAAAGTTCCTGCAACCGGAAGTGACGCGGCGCGCCCTGACTCCCCAGGCGCGAGACAGCAGGGGAGACGGTAGACCCAGGCGCCGAGATGGCCAGGGTTGAGGCCACCCGCGCGGCCGAGAGCAGGAACGCGCGGGCGTGAACGGCACGATCCCGGACAAACACTCACACCATCAGCGTCGCCAGGACGGGGCGCTGCGTGGGGAGGTCGCTCAGTTGGCAGAGCGCCCCGGCCCGAGGCTGGGGAGACGCAGGTTCGATTCCTGCCCGCCCCCTAACCAATTCACTTCCACTGCCACACATTCATCCCGACCTTGGCTCAGGCGCAGATTCATTGCCTGCCGCCGGGCTGCAGGAGGTATCCTTGCTCGCTCTGAATTCGACCTTGATAACCGCGCAGGAAGCCGCGCGTATACCCCGCCGTCCTCTACTCAGCCGTGCATGGCGGGATATACGCATCATTGTCCACGCCCCAGGTGCGGGGTCAGGCGAGGCTGTTGGGGGCGACGTGGGTGGGAGTCAGGAACACCTGACCGGGGCCTTCGAGGGTGTACACGAAGCCTTCGCCGCTGCGGACCGAGTTGCGCAGGCCGCGCACCAGTGGCCCGAGCCGGGGGTTCATGGTCGCGGTGTACATCAGCATCATGTCCCCGTCGACCGTCACGGTGTCCCCGGCCGGCACGTCCAGCATCTCGATCTCATGGACGCTCACGGGCGACTCGATGACCAGCAGGCCGCGCCCGTCCAGGCGGGGCTGCATCAGACCGTTCCCGCTGACGGCGCCCTGCACCTTGGCGTGCTGATGGGTACTCAGGCGCAGGGTGCCCTGCGCGGCGTAGTAGGCCTTGTCGTCGACGAGCATGCTGTCGCCGCTTTCCATGTTGGCGAAGACGAAGTGCCGGTGGGTGGGTTCCGTCCAGACTTCGCCGGTGCCGGTGACGCGGGTGCCGTAGGCGGACTCGCCGGTTCCGGCGCTGCGGACGGCGCGCCCGAGGAAGCCGCCGCTCTGCCCAGCCTGCTGCTGGATGACTTCGAACTTCAGGTTGCCGTGCGCGTAGGAGAGGATGCCGGGTTCGAGGACCACGCTGTCGTTCCGGAGGGTGAACTTGATCTGGCGCTGGCCGGTGTCGGTGTAGATCTCCCGGAAGGTCGGGACGGTGCCGGGGGCGCCCTGCACGAGCTGGGACGTTACCTTGCAGATCGCGTACAGTTCGGCGGTCAGGCCCCCGTTGCTTTCTTCGCTCAGTTGAATGCGGTAACTCATGACGTTCACGGTAGCAGTGCGTGCGTTGACCTGTCCGTGCAGGTGAGCGGTCTCAAAATCCACTTCCACAGGAGGTCTGACAGACGTCTACCAGTCGCGGTTCAGCGCTTTCTCACCTTCGCGGGCGTAGTTGACGTACGTTTCGCTGGTGGTGATGCTGGCGTGCCGCAGGTGGTCGCGGACGGAGAGGACGTCCCTGGTTTCCTTGTAGACGCGGGTGCCGGCGGTGTGGCGCAGGCCGTGGACCTGCCGGTCGTCGTAGCGGACGCCGGCGCGTTCGCACAGGCGTTGCAGGCGTTCGGAGATGGCCTTGCGGTTGCGGACGGTGATCACGTACGTCCGGTAGGTGGGCGTCATGCGGATCCAGTGCTCGAGGGCGGCCTCGGCGCGGCGGGAGAGCGGCACCTCCTGACGTTTCTGGCGTTTGCCGGTCACGACCAGGTACGGGCGGTCCCCGCCCAGGTGCACGTCCGCGCGCAGCAGCGTGGTCATCTCGGTGACGCGCAGGCCGCAGTCCGCGCCGAGCAGGACCAGCACACGGTCTTCCTCGTCCGCGTGCTCGAGGAGGGTCACGACGTCCCGGTCGGTGTACGGTTTGCGTTTCTCCCAGGCAGGCACGGGATCGCCGGCGGTGCGGACGTCCGTGAAGGGGGCGGCGTCGGTCGCGCCGCTCCAGCGCAGTGCGGCGAACACGGCGCGGGCGGCGGCCAGTCGGCCCCGGACGGTGCTGGGGGCCAGGCCG encodes the following:
- a CDS encoding AIM24 family protein encodes the protein MSYRIQLSEESNGGLTAELYAICKVTSQLVQGAPGTVPTFREIYTDTGQRQIKFTLRNDSVVLEPGILSYAHGNLKFEVIQQQAGQSGGFLGRAVRSAGTGESAYGTRVTGTGEVWTEPTHRHFVFANMESGDSMLVDDKAYYAAQGTLRLSTHQHAKVQGAVSGNGLMQPRLDGRGLLVIESPVSVHEIEMLDVPAGDTVTVDGDMMLMYTATMNPRLGPLVRGLRNSVRSGEGFVYTLEGPGQVFLTPTHVAPNSLA
- a CDS encoding helix-turn-helix transcriptional regulator codes for the protein MDSRKTYRPHGQRLTELREANGLKPKDLAARVSLDVRTINDYEDGESTDRFQYNQLRAIADFFSVPMEYLVEEVAEDAISQPVQRATHCRKGKKSSRASHPAAMGI
- a CDS encoding site-specific integrase; this encodes MSGLELMAYNLELQARADRVAQLEPDALRKDALRAARDLDPAGLWAITEAFLVLRGSRGARVSAQTLESYGAGLRFLLAWAAPAGMSFIRPKPNDGYRYVRHLEASGLAPSTVRGRLAAARAVFAALRWSGATDAAPFTDVRTAGDPVPAWEKRKPYTDRDVVTLLEHADEEDRVLVLLGADCGLRVTEMTTLLRADVHLGGDRPYLVVTGKRQKRQEVPLSRRAEAALEHWIRMTPTYRTYVITVRNRKAISERLQRLCERAGVRYDDRQVHGLRHTAGTRVYKETRDVLSVRDHLRHASITTSETYVNYAREGEKALNRDW